A region of Cucumis melo cultivar AY chromosome 2, USDA_Cmelo_AY_1.0, whole genome shotgun sequence DNA encodes the following proteins:
- the LOC103494315 gene encoding regulatory-associated protein of TOR 1-like isoform X2: MSRWHHHHHRPSCPARARHHRRHSSLSSNTDVALGFFALGLSTKRMILVADPFSMAPQKALESIGKTLSVQYERPVIKFSWIPLWKSVDPPDVIKISPCARMECWIDPFSMAPQKALESIGKTLSVQYERWQPRARYKVQLDPTVEEVKKLCSTCRKYAKTERVLFHYNGHGVPKPTASGEIWLFNKSYTQYIPLPISDLDSWLKTPSIYVFDCSAAGMIVNAFTELHDPSGSTRDCILLAACESHETLPQRAEFPADVFTSCLTTPIKMALRWLFELGCYSSGRGMSSPCCIWCLFPILIIV, encoded by the exons ATG AGTCGCTGgcaccaccaccaccatcgtCCCTCGTGCCCAGCTCGTGCCCGCCACCACCGCCGTCACTCCTCACTTTCTTCAAACACTGATGTTGCTTTGGGGTTTTTTGCTTTGGGGTTGTCGACGAAAAGAATG ATTCTTGTTGCAGATCCGTTTTCTATGGCACCCCAAAAAGCACTTGAAAGTATTGGAAAAACATTGAGTGTACAGTATGAGAG GCCCGTTATAAAGTTCAGCTGGATCCCACTGTGGAAGAG TGTTGATCCACCTGATGTAATTAAGATTTCACCTTGTGCCAGAATGGAGTGCTGGATAG ATCCGTTTTCTATGGCACCCCAAAAAGCACTTGAAAGTATTGGAAAAACATTGAGTGTACAGTATGAGAGGTGGCAACCCAGG GCCCGTTATAAAGTTCAGCTGGATCCCACTGTGGAAGAGGTAAAAAAGCTTTGTAGTACATGTCGCAAGTATGCAAAGACTGAACGGGTTCTCTTCCATTATAACGGACATGGTGTTCCAAAGCCAACAGCTAGTGGTGAAATTTGGCTTTTTAACAAG AGTTATACCCAGTATATCCCCTTACCTATTAGTGATCTGGATTCATGGTTGAAGACACCTTCCATTTACGTGTTCGACTGTTCTGCTGCTGGGATGATAGTCAATGCCTTCACTGAG CTTCACGATCCCTCTGGATCAACGAGGGACTGCATTTTGCTTGCAGCATGTGAATCACATGAAACTCTTCCCCAAAGAGCTGAATTTCCTGCAGATGTTTTTACCTCTTGCCTTACAACACCAATCAAGATGGCCTTGAGATG GTTATTCGAGCTCGGTTGCTACAGTTCAGGAAGAGGAATGTCAAGCCCTTGCTGCATTTGGTGCCTGTTTCCAATATTAATAAttgtttga
- the LOC103494315 gene encoding regulatory-associated protein of TOR 1-like isoform X1, whose amino-acid sequence MWRISRRKLNLLSSKTEGLVFYATLNAIAYFYMSRWHHHHHRPSCPARARHHRRHSSLSSNTDVALGFFALGLSTKRMILVADPFSMAPQKALESIGKTLSVQYERPVIKFSWIPLWKSVDPPDVIKISPCARMECWIDPFSMAPQKALESIGKTLSVQYERWQPRARYKVQLDPTVEEVKKLCSTCRKYAKTERVLFHYNGHGVPKPTASGEIWLFNKSYTQYIPLPISDLDSWLKTPSIYVFDCSAAGMIVNAFTELHDPSGSTRDCILLAACESHETLPQRAEFPADVFTSCLTTPIKMALRWLFELGCYSSGRGMSSPCCIWCLFPILIIV is encoded by the exons GAGGAAGTTGAACTTGTTGAGCTCGAAAACTGAGGGACTTGTATTCTATGCCACTTTAAATGCCATTGCATATTTCTACATG AGTCGCTGgcaccaccaccaccatcgtCCCTCGTGCCCAGCTCGTGCCCGCCACCACCGCCGTCACTCCTCACTTTCTTCAAACACTGATGTTGCTTTGGGGTTTTTTGCTTTGGGGTTGTCGACGAAAAGAATG ATTCTTGTTGCAGATCCGTTTTCTATGGCACCCCAAAAAGCACTTGAAAGTATTGGAAAAACATTGAGTGTACAGTATGAGAG GCCCGTTATAAAGTTCAGCTGGATCCCACTGTGGAAGAG TGTTGATCCACCTGATGTAATTAAGATTTCACCTTGTGCCAGAATGGAGTGCTGGATAG ATCCGTTTTCTATGGCACCCCAAAAAGCACTTGAAAGTATTGGAAAAACATTGAGTGTACAGTATGAGAGGTGGCAACCCAGG GCCCGTTATAAAGTTCAGCTGGATCCCACTGTGGAAGAGGTAAAAAAGCTTTGTAGTACATGTCGCAAGTATGCAAAGACTGAACGGGTTCTCTTCCATTATAACGGACATGGTGTTCCAAAGCCAACAGCTAGTGGTGAAATTTGGCTTTTTAACAAG AGTTATACCCAGTATATCCCCTTACCTATTAGTGATCTGGATTCATGGTTGAAGACACCTTCCATTTACGTGTTCGACTGTTCTGCTGCTGGGATGATAGTCAATGCCTTCACTGAG CTTCACGATCCCTCTGGATCAACGAGGGACTGCATTTTGCTTGCAGCATGTGAATCACATGAAACTCTTCCCCAAAGAGCTGAATTTCCTGCAGATGTTTTTACCTCTTGCCTTACAACACCAATCAAGATGGCCTTGAGATG GTTATTCGAGCTCGGTTGCTACAGTTCAGGAAGAGGAATGTCAAGCCCTTGCTGCATTTGGTGCCTGTTTCCAATATTAATAAttgtttga
- the LOC103494315 gene encoding regulatory-associated protein of TOR 1-like isoform X3 has translation MWRISRRKLNLLSSKTEGLVFYATLNAIAYFYMSRWHHHHHRPSCPARARHHRRHSSLSSNTDVALGFFALGLSTKRMILVADPFSMAPQKALESIGKTLSVQYERWQPRARYKVQLDPTVEEVKKLCSTCRKYAKTERVLFHYNGHGVPKPTASGEIWLFNKSYTQYIPLPISDLDSWLKTPSIYVFDCSAAGMIVNAFTELHDPSGSTRDCILLAACESHETLPQRAEFPADVFTSCLTTPIKMALRWLFELGCYSSGRGMSSPCCIWCLFPILIIV, from the exons GAGGAAGTTGAACTTGTTGAGCTCGAAAACTGAGGGACTTGTATTCTATGCCACTTTAAATGCCATTGCATATTTCTACATG AGTCGCTGgcaccaccaccaccatcgtCCCTCGTGCCCAGCTCGTGCCCGCCACCACCGCCGTCACTCCTCACTTTCTTCAAACACTGATGTTGCTTTGGGGTTTTTTGCTTTGGGGTTGTCGACGAAAAGAATG ATTCTTGTTGCAGATCCGTTTTCTATGGCACCCCAAAAAGCACTTGAAAGTATTGGAAAAACATTGAGTGTACAGTATGAGAGGTGGCAACCCAGG GCCCGTTATAAAGTTCAGCTGGATCCCACTGTGGAAGAGGTAAAAAAGCTTTGTAGTACATGTCGCAAGTATGCAAAGACTGAACGGGTTCTCTTCCATTATAACGGACATGGTGTTCCAAAGCCAACAGCTAGTGGTGAAATTTGGCTTTTTAACAAG AGTTATACCCAGTATATCCCCTTACCTATTAGTGATCTGGATTCATGGTTGAAGACACCTTCCATTTACGTGTTCGACTGTTCTGCTGCTGGGATGATAGTCAATGCCTTCACTGAG CTTCACGATCCCTCTGGATCAACGAGGGACTGCATTTTGCTTGCAGCATGTGAATCACATGAAACTCTTCCCCAAAGAGCTGAATTTCCTGCAGATGTTTTTACCTCTTGCCTTACAACACCAATCAAGATGGCCTTGAGATG GTTATTCGAGCTCGGTTGCTACAGTTCAGGAAGAGGAATGTCAAGCCCTTGCTGCATTTGGTGCCTGTTTCCAATATTAATAAttgtttga